A window of Lentibacillus sp. Marseille-P4043 contains these coding sequences:
- the mce gene encoding methylmalonyl-CoA epimerase, producing the protein MGKIRVLIAKPGLDGHDRGALVIAQALRDHGMEVIYTGLRQSPVQIAQAAVQEDVDVVGLSSLSGAHRTLFPKIIEALAERNASDIPVVGGGVIPSEDIPFLIEKGIKKIFTSGSSTDALANYIKQLIQPGATYLEKPKKISHIGIAVQSIDDTISFYTDTLGLELETVEEVESEGVKVAFLSIGETRFELLEPLHETSAIKKFLDKKGEGVHHIALAVDNIDARLEQYKNDGIKLINEEAKRGAHNSQIAFIHPKAANGVLFELCQENEGSDA; encoded by the coding sequence ATGGGAAAAATACGCGTTTTAATTGCAAAACCTGGATTAGATGGACATGACCGTGGTGCACTTGTCATTGCACAAGCATTACGTGACCATGGGATGGAAGTAATCTATACTGGTTTACGGCAGTCACCAGTCCAAATAGCACAAGCAGCTGTACAGGAAGATGTGGATGTTGTTGGGCTATCATCGTTGTCTGGTGCACATCGGACATTATTTCCAAAAATTATCGAAGCATTGGCAGAGCGAAATGCAAGCGATATTCCGGTTGTTGGCGGTGGTGTGATCCCAAGTGAAGATATTCCGTTTTTGATTGAAAAAGGGATTAAAAAGATTTTCACCAGTGGCTCATCAACAGACGCACTGGCGAATTACATAAAACAATTGATCCAGCCAGGTGCGACCTATTTGGAAAAACCAAAGAAAATTTCACACATCGGTATTGCTGTTCAATCAATTGATGATACGATTTCCTTTTACACCGATACATTAGGGCTTGAGCTTGAAACGGTAGAAGAAGTTGAATCAGAAGGCGTAAAAGTAGCCTTTTTATCGATTGGGGAAACACGTTTTGAGTTACTGGAACCACTTCATGAAACGTCTGCTATCAAAAAGTTCCTTGACAAAAAAGGAGAAGGGGTTCATCATATTGCGCTCGCAGTTGACAATATTGATGCACGACTAGAACAATATAAAAATGATGGTATTAAGTTAATTAACGAAGAAGCAAAACGTGGCGCACATAATAGCCAAATTGCCTTTATCCATCCGAAGGCAGCAAATGGGGTATTATTTGAGTTGTGCCAAGAGAACGAGGGAAGTGATGCATAA
- a CDS encoding acyl-CoA carboxylase subunit beta: protein MDIFDKINELYDKRRQVELGGGDERIDKQHAKGKMTARERIDYLLDDDSFVELNPFIEHRASDFGMDKSIAKGEGVVTGYGKINGKPIYLFAQDFTVYGGALGEMHGKKIAAVMDLAAKNGVPFIGLNDSGGARIQEGVSSLDGYGQVFYRNSIYSGVIPQISVIMGPSAGGAVYSPAITDFVIMVEKTSQMFITGPKVIETVTGEKISSEDLGGAHIHNAKSGNAHIKTASEEEALDKVRELLQYLPANSQEKPPLQTPDERAAECPDLTEVVPFDAARPYDVKKVIEQVVDTDSFYEIHQEFAKNIVVGFARIHGQSVGLVSNQPKYMAGGLDIDSSDKAARFIRFCDAFNIPLITFEDVTGFFPGVKQEHGGIIRHGAKILYAYSEATVPKITVITRKAFGGAYVALNSKSIGADLVYAWPNAEVAVMGPDGAANIIFAKEIAESDNPEKTRQEKIDTYREKFANPYVAAGLGMIDDVIDPRETRIKLMQALEMLYNKQEDRPKKKHGNIPL, encoded by the coding sequence ATGGATATTTTTGATAAAATTAACGAACTATATGACAAACGCAGACAAGTAGAGCTTGGCGGTGGCGATGAACGAATTGACAAACAACATGCAAAAGGAAAAATGACTGCACGAGAACGGATTGATTATTTGCTTGATGATGATTCATTTGTTGAATTAAATCCATTTATTGAACACCGTGCTTCAGACTTTGGAATGGATAAATCAATTGCTAAGGGAGAAGGCGTTGTAACCGGATATGGGAAAATCAATGGCAAACCAATCTATTTATTTGCACAAGATTTTACCGTTTATGGTGGTGCACTTGGTGAAATGCATGGGAAAAAAATTGCCGCGGTTATGGATCTTGCAGCCAAAAATGGTGTACCTTTTATTGGCCTAAATGATTCGGGTGGTGCCCGGATTCAGGAAGGTGTATCTTCACTGGACGGGTATGGACAAGTGTTTTATCGCAACTCGATTTATTCTGGTGTGATTCCGCAAATTTCAGTAATTATGGGGCCAAGTGCTGGTGGTGCTGTTTATTCGCCAGCAATTACCGATTTTGTCATCATGGTTGAGAAGACCTCTCAAATGTTTATCACCGGACCGAAAGTGATTGAAACGGTAACCGGAGAAAAAATTTCATCCGAAGACTTAGGCGGTGCACATATTCATAATGCAAAAAGCGGGAATGCTCATATCAAGACAGCGAGTGAAGAAGAGGCACTGGACAAGGTTCGCGAATTGTTGCAGTATTTACCAGCAAATAGTCAAGAAAAACCCCCACTACAGACGCCGGATGAGCGTGCAGCAGAATGTCCAGACCTAACAGAAGTTGTTCCATTTGATGCTGCAAGGCCGTATGATGTTAAGAAAGTAATTGAACAAGTTGTGGATACAGATAGTTTTTATGAAATTCACCAAGAGTTTGCGAAAAACATTGTTGTTGGCTTTGCCCGGATTCATGGACAATCGGTTGGCCTTGTAAGCAATCAGCCAAAATATATGGCTGGTGGGCTTGATATTGATTCGAGTGATAAAGCAGCACGGTTCATTCGCTTTTGTGATGCTTTCAATATTCCGCTTATCACGTTTGAGGATGTGACAGGGTTTTTCCCTGGCGTTAAACAAGAGCATGGTGGTATCATTCGTCATGGAGCTAAAATTTTATATGCTTATTCAGAGGCAACCGTTCCGAAAATTACCGTCATCACTCGGAAAGCGTTCGGTGGTGCTTATGTCGCGTTGAATAGTAAATCCATTGGCGCCGACTTGGTGTATGCATGGCCAAATGCAGAAGTTGCTGTCATGGGGCCTGATGGTGCAGCAAATATCATTTTTGCCAAGGAAATTGCGGAAAGTGATAATCCAGAGAAAACACGTCAGGAAAAGATCGATACATATCGTGAAAAATTTGCTAATCCATACGTTGCTGCTGGACTTGGTATGATTGATGACGTGATTGATCCTCGGGAAACTCGGATTAAACTTATGCAGGCTTTGGAGATGCTATACAATAAACAAGAGGATAGACCGAAGAAAAAACACGGGAATATTCCATTGTAA
- a CDS encoding M20/M25/M40 family metallo-hydrolase, whose amino-acid sequence MVQVNQDRLINEFMELVQIDSETGHEEKISDVLKQKFTDLGLEVIEDNSKEKTGHGSNNLICNLKGTKDGVDSIYFTSHMDTVVPGNGIKPSIKDGYIVSDGSTILGSDDKAGLAAIFEAIRTLQENNVEHGNIQFVITAGEESGLVGAKALDSSLLHAKYGYAIDSNGTVGDIIVAAPTQAKISTVMKGKTAHAGVAPENGVSAITLAAKAIAKMPLGRIDDETTANIGRFEGGQQTNIVCDYVEILAEARSLVPEKMEAQVAKMKEAFETTAEELGGTAEVDVQVMYPGFKQAAGDQVVEVARNAAKTIGRESKLLKSGGGSDANVIAGYGIPTVNLAVGYEEIHTTNERIPVNELVKVTELVTAIVQETAK is encoded by the coding sequence ATGGTCCAAGTAAATCAAGATCGTTTAATTAATGAATTTATGGAATTAGTACAGATTGATTCAGAAACAGGACATGAAGAAAAAATTTCCGACGTATTGAAACAGAAATTTACTGACTTGGGACTTGAAGTGATCGAGGATAACAGCAAAGAAAAGACTGGCCACGGTTCGAATAATTTAATTTGCAATTTAAAAGGAACAAAAGATGGCGTTGACTCGATTTATTTTACCTCCCATATGGATACAGTTGTTCCAGGGAACGGGATTAAACCATCCATTAAAGATGGTTATATTGTGTCAGATGGTTCAACAATACTTGGTTCCGATGATAAAGCTGGACTTGCAGCAATTTTCGAGGCAATCCGTACATTGCAAGAGAACAATGTTGAGCATGGCAATATTCAATTTGTCATTACAGCTGGTGAAGAATCAGGATTAGTTGGTGCCAAAGCATTGGATAGTTCGCTACTCCATGCAAAATACGGCTATGCAATTGATAGCAATGGTACAGTTGGCGACATCATCGTTGCTGCACCAACACAGGCAAAGATTTCTACCGTGATGAAAGGAAAAACAGCACATGCGGGTGTTGCTCCAGAAAATGGCGTTTCGGCTATTACCTTGGCAGCTAAAGCAATTGCGAAAATGCCACTAGGTCGAATTGATGATGAAACAACCGCAAACATCGGTCGATTTGAAGGTGGACAACAAACCAATATCGTTTGTGATTATGTTGAAATTTTAGCAGAAGCTCGTTCACTTGTTCCGGAAAAAATGGAAGCACAAGTTGCGAAGATGAAAGAGGCATTTGAAACGACTGCTGAAGAACTTGGCGGAACTGCAGAAGTTGACGTGCAAGTTATGTACCCTGGCTTTAAACAGGCAGCAGGAGATCAAGTTGTTGAGGTTGCCCGTAATGCAGCAAAAACAATCGGTCGGGAAAGCAAGCTGCTAAAAAGTGGCGGTGGAAGTGATGCCAACGTTATTGCAGGTTATGGAATTCCAACCGTTAACCTTGCTGTTGGCTATGAGGAAATCCATACGACAAATGAACGAATTCCAGTTAATGAACTAGTAAAAGTAACGGAATTAGTTACAGCAATTGTGCAAGAAACGGCTAAATAA
- a CDS encoding DNA polymerase IV has product MSQWYPKKGRVIFHIDMNCFYASVEMAYNPKLKGKPLAIAGNPEERKGIVVTSSYEARAKGVKTTMTLWQARKLCPQLMVLRPNFDRYRAASREMFKMLADITPFVQPVSIDEGYMDITECEHLGNPIKIAENLQNKIKHELDLPCSIGIAPNKFLAKMASDMKKPMGITILRKRDLSHKLWPLPVEEMYGVGEKTARKLNAIDVKTIGDLAGWDVYQLKQILGINGERLKNRANGIDPRQVDPEAVNEFKSIGSSQTLAEDTTNETEIKKLMGKLADNVERRMKRKQAAGRSVQIMIRYHDRKTVTRSKKLQSYIEKKADILFVANELFQKHWNLEPIRLLGITVQDVEEKQNIAHQLDLFTYEKEAGKEKLYTAIEELTTKYGKNPFTQLEENQNQADQPHTSFQKDFLDDYKR; this is encoded by the coding sequence ATGTCACAATGGTATCCGAAAAAAGGCCGTGTTATCTTCCATATTGATATGAATTGTTTTTACGCATCCGTTGAAATGGCCTATAACCCGAAGTTGAAAGGAAAACCACTAGCAATTGCTGGTAATCCGGAAGAACGCAAGGGAATTGTTGTGACGAGTAGTTATGAAGCTAGGGCTAAAGGGGTCAAGACAACAATGACATTATGGCAGGCAAGAAAACTATGCCCGCAGTTAATGGTTTTACGACCTAATTTTGATCGTTACCGGGCAGCTTCCAGAGAAATGTTTAAAATGCTTGCTGACATAACCCCATTTGTTCAACCAGTTTCAATCGATGAAGGATACATGGATATTACGGAATGCGAGCATCTCGGGAATCCAATCAAAATAGCGGAAAATCTACAGAATAAAATTAAACATGAGTTGGATCTGCCATGTAGTATTGGGATCGCCCCAAATAAGTTTTTAGCGAAAATGGCCTCTGATATGAAAAAGCCAATGGGGATAACTATTCTTAGAAAGCGGGACCTATCTCATAAATTGTGGCCATTACCTGTTGAAGAAATGTATGGAGTTGGGGAAAAGACAGCACGGAAATTAAATGCGATTGATGTGAAGACGATTGGTGATCTTGCCGGTTGGGATGTTTACCAACTGAAACAAATTTTAGGCATAAATGGCGAACGTTTGAAAAACCGAGCAAACGGGATTGATCCAAGACAGGTAGATCCAGAAGCGGTAAATGAATTTAAAAGTATTGGCAGTTCGCAAACATTGGCTGAGGACACAACAAACGAAACCGAAATTAAGAAATTAATGGGGAAACTTGCTGACAATGTAGAACGTAGAATGAAACGAAAACAAGCTGCAGGGCGAAGTGTTCAGATTATGATTCGTTACCACGATCGGAAGACAGTTACACGAAGTAAAAAGCTGCAATCCTATATTGAGAAAAAAGCGGATATTCTTTTTGTTGCGAATGAATTATTTCAAAAACATTGGAACTTAGAACCGATACGCCTGCTAGGAATTACAGTTCAAGATGTGGAAGAAAAACAAAACATTGCACACCAACTTGACTTGTTTACCTATGAAAAAGAAGCGGGAAAAGAAAAGTTATATACGGCAATTGAAGAATTGACAACGAAATACGGGAAAAATCCATTTACACAGCTGGAGGAAAATCAAAATCAAGCGGATCAGCCGCACACAAGCTTTCAAAAAGATTTTTTGGATGATTATAAACGATAA
- the argC gene encoding N-acetyl-gamma-glutamyl-phosphate reductase — translation MKVGIVGANGYGGAELIRLLHNHPMVTVDLLVSHSTQGQKITDQYPQLQHVLELPLEKLHVPEIINRVDAVFFATPSGVTKDIAPPFVEAGIPCIDLSGDFRLKDKQMYKEWYKNAPAEQEFLDMAVYGLPEIYRKDLNDRTFIANPGCYPTAALLGIVPAVKASIIDTTYPIIIDGKTGVSGAGRKPTQGTLFSEINENMKAYKLGSHQHTPEIEQVLSQIKGAETKVTFNAHLVPMTRGILCTIYASLKNIHLTDADVVQLYNETYQDEHFVRVRPEKCWPATKEVYGTNFCDIGVSIDQRTNILTIISVIDNLVKGAAGQAIQNLNLMNNWDEKTGLDTIPVYP, via the coding sequence GTGAAGGTAGGAATTGTAGGTGCGAATGGGTATGGGGGTGCAGAACTAATTCGGCTCTTGCACAATCATCCAATGGTTACGGTTGATTTACTCGTTTCTCATTCGACGCAAGGGCAGAAAATAACGGATCAGTATCCACAGTTGCAACATGTCTTAGAGTTACCATTGGAAAAACTCCATGTTCCGGAAATCATCAATCGGGTGGATGCGGTATTCTTTGCAACGCCCTCAGGAGTGACGAAAGATATTGCTCCTCCATTTGTCGAAGCAGGCATCCCGTGTATTGATCTCTCAGGCGATTTCCGGTTAAAAGATAAGCAAATGTATAAAGAATGGTATAAAAATGCACCCGCTGAGCAGGAGTTTTTGGATATGGCTGTGTATGGGTTGCCTGAGATCTATCGCAAGGATTTGAACGACAGAACATTTATTGCTAATCCGGGTTGTTATCCGACAGCAGCACTGCTCGGTATCGTTCCAGCAGTTAAGGCATCCATAATTGATACAACTTATCCGATTATCATTGACGGAAAAACTGGGGTATCTGGTGCTGGTAGAAAGCCTACACAAGGGACATTATTTTCGGAAATCAATGAGAACATGAAGGCATATAAGCTTGGTAGTCATCAGCACACACCGGAAATAGAGCAAGTATTGTCCCAAATTAAAGGGGCAGAGACAAAAGTAACATTTAATGCCCATTTGGTTCCTATGACAAGAGGGATTTTATGCACGATTTATGCATCGTTAAAAAATATACACCTGACAGATGCAGATGTTGTGCAATTGTACAACGAGACTTATCAAGATGAGCATTTTGTTCGGGTTAGACCAGAAAAATGCTGGCCGGCAACAAAGGAAGTATACGGAACAAATTTTTGTGATATTGGTGTTTCAATTGACCAACGAACGAATATATTAACGATCATTTCGGTCATTGACAATCTAGTGAAAGGTGCAGCCGGTCAGGCGATCCAAAATCTGAATCTAATGAACAATTGGGATGAAAAAACAGGACTGGATACTATTCCGGTTTATCCATAG
- the argJ gene encoding bifunctional ornithine acetyltransferase/N-acetylglutamate synthase, producing the protein METYTKTKLIEVDGNVATANGFYAGGLHCGIKRKRNDLGWLYSDVPANTAAVYTTNQFQAAPLVVTKESIQAEGKIQGLIVNSGVANACTGEEGLSNAYQMRHLFANKLGIADHLVAVNSTGVIGEQLPMEKLTEGIAQIDLTDSVQENFEKAILTTDTFTKHACVQTEIDGQQVIIGGAAKGSGMINPNMATMLTFLTTDAAIEPAALDLALKTAVDQTFNCITVDGDTSTNDTVMVMANGLANNPLITQQDSESFQLFSDALTVVCQNLAKQIARDGEGATKLIEVQVKGAKTHEDAQTISKTVVGSSLVKTAVFGADANWGRIICAIGYSGTEIDTNKVDVSIGNTLVVHRGMPVIFDEDTAEAYLQQKEEITIVIDLNSGNQEATAWGCDLSYDYVKINASYRT; encoded by the coding sequence ATGGAAACTTATACAAAAACAAAACTGATCGAAGTTGATGGTAATGTTGCAACAGCCAATGGGTTTTACGCTGGCGGATTACATTGTGGGATCAAGCGCAAACGAAATGATTTAGGTTGGTTATATTCAGATGTGCCTGCCAATACTGCTGCTGTATATACGACAAATCAGTTCCAGGCAGCACCACTTGTTGTAACAAAGGAAAGCATTCAAGCAGAGGGAAAAATTCAAGGGTTAATTGTTAATTCTGGTGTTGCAAATGCTTGTACGGGTGAAGAAGGATTAAGCAATGCCTATCAAATGCGCCATTTGTTTGCAAATAAATTAGGAATCGCCGATCACCTTGTAGCCGTCAACTCAACTGGTGTCATTGGCGAGCAGTTGCCAATGGAAAAGCTTACAGAGGGAATTGCACAAATTGACTTGACTGATTCCGTTCAGGAGAATTTTGAAAAAGCGATTTTAACGACCGATACGTTTACAAAACATGCATGTGTACAGACCGAAATAGATGGGCAGCAAGTGATAATTGGCGGTGCGGCAAAAGGTTCGGGAATGATTAATCCTAATATGGCAACAATGCTCACTTTTTTGACAACCGATGCAGCGATTGAACCGGCTGCTCTGGATTTGGCACTAAAGACAGCGGTAGATCAGACGTTTAATTGCATTACAGTTGATGGCGATACAAGTACAAATGATACCGTGATGGTGATGGCGAATGGATTAGCAAACAATCCATTAATTACACAACAAGATTCGGAAAGTTTTCAGTTATTTAGTGATGCGTTAACAGTTGTATGTCAGAATCTTGCAAAACAAATTGCCCGAGATGGTGAAGGTGCAACGAAACTAATTGAAGTACAAGTCAAAGGAGCAAAAACGCATGAGGATGCACAAACAATCAGTAAAACGGTCGTCGGTTCAAGTCTTGTAAAAACAGCAGTATTCGGTGCAGACGCTAATTGGGGTAGGATCATTTGTGCAATCGGGTATAGTGGAACCGAAATCGATACGAATAAGGTAGATGTCTCCATTGGCAATACGCTAGTTGTTCATCGGGGTATGCCAGTCATTTTTGATGAAGATACAGCTGAGGCTTATTTGCAACAAAAAGAAGAAATAACGATTGTCATTGATTTGAATAGTGGGAATCAGGAAGCAACGGCATGGGGCTGTGATCTTTCTTATGACTATGTGAAAATTAATGCTTCCTATCGTACGTGA
- the argB gene encoding acetylglutamate kinase has product MSYLVIKCGGSVLEQLPAAFYKNIASIARDYLYQPIIVHGGGPMVSSLLTELNMETKFVDGMRVTTEEVLDVVEMALSGSVNKKIVRHIIANGGSAVGLSGVDGMLLEAKVLVHQQGLGFVGEVIAVNTMELESISSQGKIPVISPVAIDKQGQRWNVNADLAAAAVAKALQAPLYMMTNVPGVLKQGNLRTKLTTSEAEAMITSSHIHGGMIPKVQAALDSLQQGVNEVVILNGLEINSLPRLLQGEEIGTSFSLDKIET; this is encoded by the coding sequence ATGTCCTATCTTGTTATTAAATGTGGTGGAAGTGTCTTGGAGCAACTTCCAGCAGCTTTTTACAAAAACATTGCTTCGATTGCGCGTGATTATCTATATCAGCCAATTATCGTCCATGGTGGTGGGCCAATGGTTTCCTCGCTACTCACGGAACTAAATATGGAAACGAAGTTCGTTGATGGGATGCGCGTGACAACTGAGGAAGTGTTAGATGTGGTGGAAATGGCGTTATCGGGTTCGGTCAATAAGAAAATCGTTCGTCATATCATTGCGAATGGTGGTTCAGCGGTTGGATTAAGCGGGGTTGATGGCATGCTGCTGGAAGCTAAAGTGCTTGTGCATCAGCAGGGACTTGGCTTTGTTGGGGAGGTTATTGCTGTTAACACGATGGAACTGGAGTCAATCAGTAGCCAAGGCAAAATCCCTGTCATCTCCCCAGTTGCAATTGATAAGCAAGGTCAACGCTGGAATGTCAATGCAGATCTAGCGGCAGCAGCGGTCGCAAAAGCATTGCAAGCACCACTATATATGATGACAAATGTTCCAGGAGTTCTTAAGCAAGGCAATCTGCGAACAAAGCTGACCACCTCTGAAGCAGAAGCGATGATAACTTCTAGCCACATTCATGGTGGAATGATACCAAAAGTTCAAGCAGCACTGGATAGTTTGCAGCAAGGGGTAAACGAAGTCGTCATTTTGAACGGTCTAGAAATAAACAGTCTCCCCCGGCTCTTGCAAGGAGAGGAAATTGGAACATCATTTAGCTTAGATAAAATTGAAACATGA
- a CDS encoding acetylornithine transaminase, which yields MNTYNRFPVAIKQGKGSYVWDTAGKSFLDFTSGIATCNLGHVPEVVKYAVADQLEKLWHCSNLYQIEAQEQLATLLTNNSNFDQVFFCNSGAEANEAALKLVRAYHTERRTIVTFNKSFHGRTLATLSATGQEKVQTGFAPLLSGFTYLPYNDNTSLKSLQHDPPAAVMFELVQGEGGVIPADQDWIDELVQICSDQQILLVVDEVQTGMGRTGTLFAYEQYDFEPDIVTLAKGLGSGFPIGAMLAKEEVANAFQPGSHGSTFGGNPLAATAGLATVTELVHSPVIKSSLEKSLLLITQLKQLMDEFPQLKGIRGKGLLIGIEVDGMAGEIVRKAIKENLLILTAGPDVVRLLPPLTVTEDDILLFIEEFRTVLETLFS from the coding sequence ATGAACACTTATAATCGTTTCCCCGTTGCCATTAAACAAGGAAAAGGAAGTTATGTTTGGGATACAGCAGGGAAGTCATTTTTAGATTTCACTTCAGGGATTGCGACATGTAACCTTGGCCATGTTCCAGAAGTAGTGAAATACGCTGTGGCTGATCAATTAGAAAAGCTTTGGCACTGTTCGAATCTATATCAGATTGAAGCACAAGAACAGTTGGCAACTTTATTAACCAATAACAGCAATTTTGATCAGGTATTTTTCTGTAACAGTGGTGCAGAAGCGAATGAAGCAGCATTGAAATTGGTTCGCGCCTATCACACGGAAAGACGCACAATTGTCACGTTCAACAAATCCTTTCACGGCAGAACACTGGCAACTTTAAGTGCTACAGGGCAGGAAAAAGTACAAACAGGTTTTGCTCCTTTATTGTCAGGGTTCACCTATTTACCTTATAACGATAACACTAGTCTAAAAAGCCTTCAACATGACCCGCCAGCAGCTGTTATGTTTGAACTTGTTCAAGGAGAGGGTGGGGTTATTCCAGCAGATCAGGATTGGATAGATGAACTTGTGCAAATTTGTTCCGATCAGCAGATTTTGCTTGTTGTTGATGAGGTGCAAACAGGGATGGGAAGGACTGGAACCTTGTTTGCCTATGAACAATATGACTTTGAACCGGATATTGTCACACTCGCAAAAGGGCTGGGATCCGGATTTCCAATCGGGGCGATGCTCGCGAAAGAGGAAGTGGCTAACGCATTTCAACCAGGCAGTCATGGTAGTACGTTTGGTGGGAATCCACTAGCTGCAACAGCTGGGCTGGCAACGGTGACAGAACTTGTTCATTCTCCCGTTATAAAAAGTAGTTTAGAGAAAAGCCTGTTGCTGATTACGCAGTTAAAGCAGCTTATGGATGAATTTCCACAACTGAAAGGAATCCGTGGCAAAGGGTTGCTAATTGGGATTGAAGTAGATGGTATGGCAGGTGAGATTGTTCGGAAAGCGATTAAGGAAAACTTATTAATCTTAACAGCAGGACCAGATGTGGTGCGTCTTTTGCCACCACTTACCGTGACAGAAGATGATATTTTGCTATTCATAGAGGAATTTCGCACCGTGTTGGAAACACTTTTTTCATAG